One genomic window of Haloferax mediterranei ATCC 33500 includes the following:
- a CDS encoding alpha/beta hydrolase: MSSWRLRGKQSTARGPRRPSHFEYSRVTLTFESEGTNCTGWLYRPDGVESPPVVVMAGELAAERRFGLRTYAERLAEAGYAAFLFDYRNTGDSDGEPRNLVDPDSQIADWHAAVEGLRERDEIDANSLILWGAGLSGGYALRAAAEDGRIAAAVAQNPMLDGKAVTGGRGLRGTLGALASGLRDKFQSRLFGPHRVSVLGDGSSMAVFEDPGVRTAYRELVPPGSAWRDETPARLFLSLFRYRALPDPERIACPVLLVAGTRDDIAPADAVVDLADELSDATLVELPVDHFDHYDRAFEQTFGHLLSFLRTVR, encoded by the coding sequence GTGAGTTCGTGGCGTCTTCGGGGAAAGCAGTCCACCGCTCGCGGTCCCCGCCGCCCGTCGCATTTCGAGTACTCTCGGGTCACCTTGACGTTCGAAAGCGAGGGGACAAACTGCACCGGCTGGCTCTACCGACCTGATGGCGTCGAGTCCCCGCCGGTGGTCGTTATGGCCGGTGAACTCGCCGCAGAGCGTCGGTTCGGTCTGCGAACCTACGCCGAGCGATTGGCTGAAGCGGGCTACGCCGCGTTCCTCTTCGACTATCGAAACACCGGCGACTCCGACGGCGAACCGCGAAACCTCGTTGACCCCGATTCGCAGATTGCTGACTGGCACGCGGCAGTCGAAGGACTCCGCGAACGGGACGAAATCGACGCGAACTCGCTTATTCTCTGGGGGGCCGGTCTCTCCGGTGGGTATGCGCTCCGAGCGGCGGCCGAAGATGGCCGTATCGCTGCCGCCGTCGCCCAGAATCCGATGCTCGACGGAAAAGCTGTGACCGGCGGCCGGGGGCTCAGAGGGACGCTTGGCGCACTCGCGTCCGGACTCCGCGATAAATTCCAGTCGCGCCTTTTCGGCCCGCATCGCGTTTCAGTCCTCGGTGACGGGTCGTCGATGGCCGTCTTCGAAGACCCCGGCGTGCGCACCGCCTACCGCGAACTCGTCCCGCCGGGGAGTGCGTGGCGCGACGAGACGCCCGCGCGCCTGTTCCTCTCGCTGTTCCGCTACCGGGCGCTTCCGGACCCCGAGCGCATCGCCTGTCCGGTATTGCTCGTCGCTGGAACGCGCGACGACATCGCCCCTGCCGACGCGGTGGTCGACCTCGCGGACGAACTCTCGGACGCGACGCTCGTCGAACTCCCGGTGGACCACTTCGACCACTACGACCGGGCGTTCGAACAGACCTTCGGCCACCTACTGTCGTTCCTCCGAACAGTCCGATAA
- a CDS encoding class I SAM-dependent methyltransferase: MPDNTESSWNEAYDGTPPWDIGRPQPIFVELAEDGRVSGPVLDAGCGTGTHVCYFAERGHTVTGIDVSTRAIELARKKADDRAVQATFHVADAFDLPPSLGPFNTVVDCGLLHVFGEADQRQSYTDELAAVTNPGSRLYSLAFSDEAPDDWGPATLSPDDLRRSFGDSWSVERIEATPYETNRIPVPGYLTVAERKG, encoded by the coding sequence ATGCCGGACAACACCGAATCTTCGTGGAACGAAGCGTACGATGGAACTCCACCGTGGGATATCGGTCGGCCACAGCCGATTTTCGTGGAACTCGCCGAAGACGGGCGGGTTTCGGGACCCGTACTCGATGCAGGGTGTGGAACCGGAACCCACGTGTGTTATTTCGCCGAGCGTGGTCACACGGTGACGGGTATCGACGTGTCGACTCGGGCAATCGAACTCGCACGGAAGAAAGCGGACGACCGAGCTGTTCAGGCAACGTTCCACGTCGCCGACGCTTTCGACCTCCCTCCGAGTCTGGGGCCGTTCAACACCGTCGTCGACTGTGGTCTCTTGCACGTCTTCGGAGAAGCCGACCAACGACAGTCCTACACCGACGAACTCGCGGCAGTGACGAATCCCGGCAGCCGACTCTATTCGCTCGCGTTCAGCGACGAGGCACCGGACGACTGGGGTCCGGCCACCCTCTCGCCGGACGACCTTCGTCGCTCGTTCGGCGATTCGTGGTCAGTCGAGCGCATTGAAGCAACACCCTACGAAACGAACCGGATACCCGTTCCGGGGTATCTCACAGTCGCCGAGCGGAAGGGGTGA
- a CDS encoding ornithine cyclodeaminase, nickel-pincer nucleotide-dependent, whose protein sequence is MTHTRTVELDGHIIDSGSMQQAMGIVMDLGGDFDIEKFDVGRQKEDTSYCRMTVSADDEDGLQEILHELHQIGANLTDPVDAHVEPSPADQVVPVGFYSTTNHPTDVRYDGEWIPVEDIEMDCAIIVEETEDGARAYTKVLNSVEEGDLVVTDEAGIRVKPPERPRDSSGPFGFMQGGVSSERPSESLIGEVADALRETKKEGGNVLVVAGPALIHSGGGDALARLIREGYIDMISAGNGFATHDIERGLYGTSLGMDMETMEHPRKGHKHHIYTISEVIRAGGIEEAVDEGLIKEGIMYECVKNDVSYVLAGSIRDDGPLPDTITDAIEAQNAIREQAHQADMVLMLSTLLHSVAVGNCLPSTAKTVCVDINPATVTQLLDRGSSQAIGMVTDIGTFVPTLAEKVLDETDE, encoded by the coding sequence ATGACGCACACGCGCACGGTCGAACTCGATGGCCACATCATCGACTCGGGGTCGATGCAACAGGCGATGGGCATCGTGATGGACCTCGGGGGCGACTTCGATATCGAGAAGTTCGACGTCGGTCGGCAGAAAGAGGACACGTCGTACTGTCGGATGACGGTCTCTGCCGACGACGAAGACGGCCTGCAGGAGATTCTCCACGAACTCCACCAGATTGGCGCGAACCTCACAGACCCCGTCGATGCGCACGTCGAGCCGTCGCCCGCAGACCAGGTCGTCCCGGTTGGGTTCTACTCGACGACCAATCACCCGACTGACGTTCGATACGACGGCGAATGGATTCCCGTCGAGGACATCGAGATGGACTGTGCGATTATCGTCGAAGAGACCGAAGACGGTGCGCGCGCATACACGAAAGTCCTCAACAGCGTCGAAGAGGGCGACCTCGTCGTCACCGACGAGGCGGGTATCCGCGTCAAACCGCCGGAACGTCCCCGGGATTCCTCCGGTCCATTCGGCTTCATGCAGGGTGGCGTCTCCTCCGAGCGCCCCTCCGAGTCGCTCATCGGTGAGGTCGCGGATGCGCTCCGCGAGACCAAAAAAGAGGGCGGAAACGTCCTCGTCGTCGCCGGTCCGGCGCTCATTCACTCCGGCGGCGGCGACGCTCTCGCGCGACTCATCCGAGAGGGCTACATCGACATGATTTCCGCCGGGAACGGCTTTGCGACCCACGACATCGAGCGCGGCCTCTACGGGACCTCACTCGGGATGGACATGGAGACGATGGAGCACCCACGCAAGGGGCACAAACACCACATCTACACCATAAGCGAAGTCATCCGTGCTGGCGGCATCGAGGAAGCCGTCGACGAGGGACTCATCAAAGAAGGTATCATGTACGAGTGCGTGAAAAACGACGTCTCCTACGTCCTCGCGGGGTCCATCCGCGACGACGGTCCGCTTCCGGACACCATCACTGACGCCATCGAAGCGCAGAACGCCATCCGCGAGCAGGCCCACCAGGCCGACATGGTGCTCATGCTCTCGACGCTCCTGCACTCGGTCGCCGTCGGGAACTGTCTCCCCTCTACGGCGAAGACCGTCTGTGTGGACATCAACCCCGCAACCGTCACGCAACTGCTCGACCGCGGTTCGTCGCAGGCTATCGGGATGGTGACCGACATCGGGACGTTCGTGCCGACGCTCGCCGAGAAAGTGCTCGACGAGACAGACGAGTAA
- a CDS encoding universal stress protein, which translates to MATYVMGTDSVHTSAEVCDYLSQRIETDDVIHVVNSHQGGDHTDSDDVRDGEDAMNVVGSRLGDTVTIETHQYIRGNDPADDILQCAKEQNADEIVIGVRKRNPTSKIVFGSTAQDVLLNSNIPMAVVPLAKVY; encoded by the coding sequence ATGGCAACGTATGTTATGGGTACGGACTCGGTACACACCAGCGCCGAGGTTTGTGATTACCTCTCTCAACGAATTGAAACAGACGACGTTATCCACGTCGTCAATTCGCACCAAGGCGGCGACCACACCGACAGCGACGACGTCCGCGACGGGGAAGACGCGATGAACGTTGTCGGCTCCCGGCTCGGCGACACCGTCACCATCGAGACACACCAGTACATCCGCGGAAACGACCCCGCTGACGATATCCTTCAGTGTGCAAAAGAACAGAACGCCGACGAAATCGTCATCGGGGTTCGAAAGCGAAACCCGACCTCGAAAATCGTCTTTGGAAGCACCGCACAGGACGTGCTGTTGAACTCGAACATTCCGATGGCAGTCGTTCCGTTAGCAAAAGTCTACTGA
- a CDS encoding DUF7490 domain-containing protein gives MDRNALLASGAVGVVVIALAAAIVVPGVLADPTDEGPVRPGPVDVADVSIAAGPATGETATLEIETRIDHRRNPTQNVSVLVRAVDAESGLLTTTKQVDVGTISRDGEKTVSTNLTVPREGGYDIEVILYRNAERVDEARKSVRGVSAIKPPYLQSTTSFTDSEALPPVSFSIADAGEDQTTLDLSATLANTGDDPAEDLSVMFVLRQAESNIVASRTTVDAGAIRAGRTETVSATTTVPNDYNYYIDAVLLRDGVVIDTARGAANLNPTRTISVNQTTEEVELRVEDFENGGDGGAPDEREYAATETESAAPGFGAVVALVALLASALIARRRSQ, from the coding sequence ATGGATAGGAACGCCCTTCTTGCCAGCGGGGCGGTCGGCGTCGTGGTCATCGCCCTCGCCGCCGCCATCGTCGTTCCCGGTGTCCTCGCGGACCCGACCGACGAGGGACCGGTCCGTCCCGGCCCGGTAGACGTGGCTGATGTCTCTATCGCCGCGGGCCCGGCCACGGGAGAGACGGCGACGCTGGAGATAGAAACACGAATCGACCACCGAAGAAATCCCACGCAGAACGTGAGTGTCCTCGTTCGCGCCGTCGACGCCGAATCAGGACTCCTGACAACGACAAAACAAGTCGACGTCGGCACCATCTCACGCGACGGTGAAAAGACGGTCTCGACGAACCTCACCGTCCCTAGAGAAGGCGGCTACGACATCGAGGTTATACTCTACCGCAACGCAGAGCGTGTCGATGAGGCTCGAAAAAGCGTCCGCGGCGTTTCGGCTATCAAGCCGCCATACTTGCAGTCGACCACGTCGTTCACCGACAGCGAGGCACTCCCGCCCGTCTCGTTTTCCATCGCGGACGCAGGTGAAGACCAGACGACGCTCGACCTCTCGGCGACGCTTGCCAACACCGGCGACGACCCGGCTGAGGACCTCTCGGTCATGTTCGTACTCCGGCAAGCCGAATCGAATATCGTCGCGTCCCGGACGACGGTCGATGCGGGAGCAATCCGCGCCGGGCGAACAGAGACGGTCAGCGCGACGACCACAGTACCGAACGACTACAACTACTACATCGACGCCGTGTTGCTCCGGGATGGTGTCGTCATCGACACCGCCCGCGGCGCGGCGAACCTGAACCCAACGAGGACGATTAGCGTGAACCAGACGACAGAAGAAGTAGAACTGCGCGTCGAAGACTTCGAAAACGGCGGAGACGGCGGCGCACCAGATGAGAGGGAGTACGCGGCCACAGAAACCGAGTCGGCAGCACCCGGCTTCGGTGCCGTCGTCGCACTCGTGGCGCTCCTCGCGAGCGCTCTCATCGCTCGGAGGCGGTCCCAATGA
- a CDS encoding ZIP family metal transporter, with amino-acid sequence MNRSTAVGAGSVVILVALSAYAVSTGAWKLLVVSWAAFAAMAFAAPFGARARTEHAEGLVWGYGLASGAMVTSAAVFLVPQALGHHTQFGGFGIAFGILAGFGAHTVGHRFAHMNFPVDRTVTELSAHAISAGAIIGIVYGNIDVGVGLGLAIVSHKGPAGYAAARRLSSQNKPVFPLLLPAAGLGIAAIISSAVSLPATDAFRGVVFGFASGVFLHVAMDFLPRCEIGSEIHDLLSVEDEHAHAILDRLRVHAAISTVVGGGAVFGAWLLLS; translated from the coding sequence ATGAATCGCTCGACAGCCGTCGGCGCGGGGAGCGTCGTGATACTTGTCGCACTCTCGGCGTACGCCGTCTCGACGGGAGCGTGGAAGCTCCTCGTCGTCTCGTGGGCTGCCTTTGCGGCGATGGCGTTTGCTGCCCCGTTCGGCGCGCGCGCTCGGACCGAACACGCCGAGGGACTCGTCTGGGGCTACGGTCTCGCCAGCGGCGCGATGGTGACGAGCGCGGCCGTCTTTCTCGTCCCGCAGGCACTCGGCCACCACACCCAGTTCGGCGGATTTGGTATCGCGTTCGGTATCCTCGCCGGATTCGGCGCACACACCGTGGGCCACCGGTTCGCTCACATGAACTTCCCGGTCGACCGCACCGTGACGGAACTCTCCGCACACGCCATTTCCGCGGGTGCCATCATCGGAATCGTCTACGGAAACATCGATGTCGGGGTCGGACTCGGCCTCGCTATCGTCTCTCACAAAGGCCCCGCCGGATACGCCGCCGCTCGTCGCCTTTCGAGCCAGAACAAGCCCGTCTTCCCGCTTCTCCTTCCCGCTGCGGGGCTGGGTATCGCGGCTATCATCTCCAGTGCCGTGTCGCTTCCGGCGACCGACGCCTTCCGCGGTGTCGTCTTCGGATTCGCCTCGGGCGTGTTCCTCCACGTCGCCATGGATTTCTTGCCCCGCTGTGAGATTGGCAGCGAGATTCACGACCTCCTGTCCGTCGAAGACGAACACGCCCACGCGATTCTCGACAGACTTCGAGTTCACGCCGCGATAAGCACCGTCGTCGGCGGTGGCGCCGTCTTCGGTGCGTGGTTGCTACTCAGCTAA
- a CDS encoding SDR family NAD(P)-dependent oxidoreductase: MNDTTVVVTGASSGLGAAVARAFGRTGATVVACARDKDALRDVLDDVEDVGGVAEGLRADVRDELDMERLMETAARIGGDIDVLVANAGINHGTPGEMPLDEESYAAFDDTLRTNVRGVFAAVKEARPHMADDARILVPSGSVARDAEPGMGAYAVSKAAAEALVRQFAADCDQSVCVVDPGLVATDLSGGQGRDPDDVAGLFVWAATEADPTDFDGGTLDRTAWKNATQ, translated from the coding sequence ATGAACGACACCACCGTGGTGGTCACCGGCGCGAGTTCAGGTCTCGGTGCTGCTGTCGCCCGGGCCTTCGGTCGAACCGGTGCGACAGTCGTCGCCTGCGCCCGCGATAAGGACGCACTCCGGGATGTCCTCGACGATGTAGAAGACGTGGGTGGAGTCGCCGAGGGACTCCGTGCCGACGTTCGAGACGAACTCGATATGGAGCGTCTGATGGAAACTGCCGCCCGTATCGGCGGCGATATCGACGTGCTCGTCGCCAACGCTGGCATCAACCACGGCACACCCGGTGAGATGCCTCTCGACGAAGAATCCTACGCCGCCTTCGACGACACCTTGCGAACGAACGTTCGCGGCGTCTTCGCGGCGGTCAAAGAAGCACGTCCCCACATGGCCGACGACGCTCGCATTCTCGTCCCCTCGGGGTCCGTCGCCCGCGATGCGGAACCCGGAATGGGGGCATACGCCGTCTCGAAGGCTGCTGCCGAGGCGCTCGTTCGGCAGTTCGCCGCCGATTGCGACCAGTCCGTCTGTGTCGTCGACCCGGGGCTCGTCGCCACCGACCTCAGCGGCGGACAGGGACGAGACCCCGACGATGTCGCCGGGTTGTTCGTCTGGGCTGCGACTGAGGCGGACCCAACCGACTTCGACGGCGGCACACTCGACCGTACGGCGTGGAAGAACGCAACTCAGTGA
- a CDS encoding phytoene desaturase family protein: MNSVSALDSLAGESIVVIGGGFGGLSTACYLADAGADVTLLEKNEQLGGRASTLERDGFRFDMGPSWYLMPDVFERFFAYFGKRPSDYYELTRLDPHYRIFFKDGDRVDMVPDLETNKATFESYEPGAGDKLDDYLRKSERNYRIGMEHFVYTDRPNLTDYIDLDVFKNSWGLSLVGSMQDHVENYFDHPKLQQIMQYTLVFLGGAPNNTPALYNLMSHVDFNMGVYYPDGGLAGVVDAMVSLGEELGVEYHTNSPVAEIAGRRGGFAVRTEGGREFLCDQVVSDADYAHTEQELLPEKKRQYDADYWESRTYAPSAFLLYLGVEGDVDELAHHTLVLPTQWDGHFETIFEDPAWPDDPAYYLCVPSKTDDTVAPAGHSNLFALVPVAAGLEDTPELRESYRDLVLDDIAENTGVDLRDRIVVEETFCVSDFAERYNSTKGTALGLAHTLFQTSLLRPPHGSKKVDGLYFTGSFTTPGIGVPMCLISGQLTAEEMAEDAR, from the coding sequence ATGAATTCCGTCTCGGCCCTCGACTCCCTCGCTGGCGAATCAATCGTCGTTATCGGTGGTGGATTCGGCGGTCTCTCGACAGCCTGCTACCTCGCCGACGCCGGGGCAGATGTGACGCTGCTGGAGAAAAACGAGCAACTCGGTGGCCGAGCGAGCACGCTCGAACGAGACGGATTCCGGTTCGACATGGGTCCATCGTGGTACCTGATGCCCGACGTGTTCGAGCGGTTCTTCGCGTACTTCGGCAAGCGGCCCTCGGACTACTACGAACTCACCCGCCTCGACCCCCATTATCGCATCTTCTTCAAAGACGGCGACCGAGTCGACATGGTTCCCGACCTCGAAACGAACAAGGCGACATTCGAGTCGTACGAACCCGGTGCGGGCGATAAACTCGACGACTACCTCCGGAAATCCGAGCGGAACTACCGCATCGGAATGGAACACTTCGTCTACACCGACCGGCCGAACCTGACGGACTACATCGACCTCGACGTGTTCAAAAACTCGTGGGGGCTGTCGCTCGTCGGGTCGATGCAGGACCACGTCGAGAACTACTTCGACCACCCCAAACTCCAGCAGATAATGCAGTACACGCTGGTGTTCCTCGGTGGCGCACCGAACAACACGCCCGCGCTCTACAATCTCATGAGCCACGTCGACTTCAACATGGGCGTCTACTACCCCGACGGCGGTCTCGCAGGCGTCGTCGACGCCATGGTTTCGCTCGGCGAGGAACTCGGCGTCGAGTACCACACGAACTCGCCGGTGGCCGAGATTGCGGGTCGGCGCGGCGGGTTCGCCGTCCGTACAGAGGGCGGTCGCGAGTTCCTCTGTGACCAGGTCGTAAGCGACGCCGACTACGCCCACACCGAACAAGAACTCCTCCCCGAGAAGAAACGCCAGTACGACGCCGACTACTGGGAGTCGCGAACGTACGCACCGTCCGCGTTCCTGCTCTATCTCGGCGTCGAGGGCGACGTGGACGAACTCGCTCATCACACGCTCGTGCTCCCGACCCAGTGGGACGGCCACTTCGAGACCATCTTCGAGGACCCGGCGTGGCCCGACGACCCCGCCTACTACCTGTGTGTTCCCTCGAAGACCGACGACACGGTCGCACCTGCGGGCCACAGTAACCTGTTCGCACTCGTTCCCGTCGCGGCCGGACTCGAAGACACGCCCGAACTCCGCGAATCCTATCGTGACCTTGTCCTCGACGACATCGCCGAAAACACCGGTGTCGACCTCCGAGACCGCATCGTCGTCGAAGAAACGTTCTGTGTGAGTGACTTCGCCGAACGGTACAACAGCACCAAAGGCACCGCACTCGGTCTCGCGCACACGCTTTTCCAGACGTCGCTGCTCCGCCCGCCACACGGCTCGAAGAAGGTCGACGGTCTCTACTTCACCGGGTCGTTCACCACGCCGGGCATCGGCGTCCCGATGTGTCTCATCAGCGGCCAACTCACCGCGGAGGAGATGGCTGAAGACGCGAGATGA
- a CDS encoding prenyltransferase — MNGDMAANTGVEGGLRDRLAYLLVLSRPRFWLYLAGPVIVGAAAAASTLADLLALDTVLLFAYFLIPANVFLYGVNDVFDADIDEANPKKDDREARWRGDPVNLVVVVGSGVLGVGLFALTPQVAWPWLVAYFFLAVEYSAPPFRFKTTPFLDSVSNGLYILPGVAAYAAITGSNPPTLAIAGAWLWTMGMHTFSAIPDIDPDRETGIQTTATVLGERRTYAYCAVVWGLAAAAFAAVDVRLGGLLAAYPVVVLGIALSGVDVERAYWWYPILNTVVGMLITVGALWGVVYG; from the coding sequence ATGAACGGGGACATGGCGGCCAACACAGGGGTCGAAGGCGGCCTTCGGGACCGACTTGCCTACCTGTTGGTCCTCTCACGCCCCCGGTTTTGGCTCTATCTCGCCGGACCGGTCATCGTCGGCGCAGCGGCCGCAGCGAGCACGTTGGCAGACCTGCTAGCCCTCGATACCGTTCTGCTGTTCGCGTACTTCCTCATTCCAGCGAACGTGTTCCTCTACGGCGTCAACGACGTGTTTGACGCCGATATCGACGAAGCCAATCCGAAGAAAGACGACCGCGAGGCGCGCTGGCGCGGCGACCCAGTGAACCTCGTAGTCGTCGTCGGAAGCGGTGTCCTCGGCGTCGGTCTGTTCGCGCTCACGCCGCAGGTCGCGTGGCCGTGGCTCGTCGCGTACTTCTTCCTCGCCGTCGAGTACAGTGCCCCGCCGTTCCGGTTCAAGACGACGCCGTTTCTGGACTCCGTCTCGAACGGGCTGTATATCCTTCCGGGCGTGGCCGCGTACGCGGCGATTACCGGTTCGAACCCGCCAACACTCGCTATCGCCGGGGCGTGGCTCTGGACGATGGGGATGCACACGTTCTCGGCGATTCCCGATATCGACCCCGACCGCGAGACCGGTATTCAGACGACGGCGACAGTCCTCGGCGAGCGCCGAACTTACGCCTACTGCGCCGTGGTGTGGGGGCTCGCGGCCGCCGCCTTCGCTGCCGTCGACGTTCGACTCGGTGGGTTGCTCGCGGCCTATCCGGTCGTTGTCCTCGGAATTGCACTCTCAGGTGTCGACGTAGAGCGGGCGTACTGGTGGTACCCCATTTTGAACACCGTCGTCGGCATGCTCATCACCGTCGGGGCACTTTGGGGTGTCGTCTATGGCTGA
- the cruF gene encoding bisanhydrobacterioruberin hydratase: MADSRTQLPRPPSTRREAELALDRLVCDNRFTISVFFPLNGAVLLVASAMTWLPEPLAFNAFLILFGTLVMRSPLIVGVLPLVTRRVAFGVAALTGYAYAIEYTGITTGWPYGWFEYGIDLGPTVAGVPIGLPVFFIPLVMNAYLLCLLLLGDRARDTLVRLPVVIAMVLAMDVVLDPGAVALGFWEYYRLADGAIIFYGVPLSNYAGWVVSATIAVATLDWAFDREALLERLDATGFMLDDLVSFVILWGGINAWFGNWIPVAVAALFGIGLLRTERFDSRLFRLPRRLPWRS; the protein is encoded by the coding sequence ATGGCTGACTCGCGAACGCAGCTCCCGAGACCACCGAGCACGCGGCGGGAGGCCGAACTCGCGCTCGACCGACTCGTGTGCGACAATCGGTTTACCATCTCGGTGTTCTTCCCGCTGAACGGGGCGGTTCTCCTCGTCGCCAGCGCGATGACGTGGCTCCCGGAGCCGCTGGCGTTCAACGCGTTTCTTATCCTCTTCGGGACGCTCGTCATGCGCTCGCCCCTCATCGTCGGCGTCCTACCACTCGTGACGCGACGGGTCGCGTTCGGGGTCGCTGCGCTCACGGGCTACGCATACGCCATCGAGTACACCGGCATCACGACTGGGTGGCCCTACGGCTGGTTCGAATACGGCATCGACCTCGGGCCGACGGTCGCCGGCGTCCCCATCGGGCTTCCCGTGTTTTTCATCCCGCTCGTGATGAACGCCTACCTGCTTTGTCTCCTGCTTTTGGGCGACCGCGCCAGAGACACGCTCGTCCGACTTCCAGTCGTCATCGCCATGGTCCTCGCCATGGACGTGGTGCTCGACCCCGGCGCGGTCGCACTCGGCTTCTGGGAATACTACCGTCTGGCCGACGGCGCGATAATCTTCTACGGCGTCCCGCTTTCGAACTACGCCGGGTGGGTCGTCAGCGCCACTATCGCCGTCGCCACGCTCGACTGGGCGTTCGACCGCGAGGCGCTTCTCGAACGACTCGATGCGACCGGATTCATGCTCGACGATTTGGTGAGTTTCGTCATCCTCTGGGGCGGCATCAACGCGTGGTTCGGCAACTGGATTCCCGTCGCCGTCGCCGCTCTCTTCGGCATCGGTCTCCTCCGAACCGAGCGATTCGACTCGCGACTGTTCCGTCTCCCGCGGCGCTTGCCGTGGCGGTCCTAA
- a CDS encoding phytoene/squalene synthase family protein, protein MLNESQVEAGKEIQQRTGKTFYFATRLLPERVRHATYVLYAFFRVADEVVDAEETAPPEQQRERLERLRAEALGDVETGDPVLSAFAELREQYDIDPDDVNVFIDAMESDIHKDRHATYEELETYMDGSASAVGRMMTAVMRPDDPKQALPHATALGQAFQLSNFLRDVGEDVVERDRVYLPETTLERHGVDVAQILDLEFDDRVAEVMRDELRRAESLYRDGVAGIEYLPHDCQFPVLLSAVLYADHHRSIRKLGYDTLSTTPDLSFGRKVFLLGKTAAYWAVWRDPVAVFKAVSVVPYPEDEEFDADFGPGSTPVGKVRSRGRVSGWIRALSRWGSD, encoded by the coding sequence ATGCTCAACGAATCACAGGTCGAAGCCGGAAAAGAAATACAACAACGGACGGGAAAGACGTTCTACTTCGCAACTCGGCTCCTCCCAGAACGCGTCAGACACGCCACATACGTACTCTACGCGTTCTTCCGCGTCGCCGACGAGGTCGTCGACGCTGAGGAGACCGCCCCACCGGAGCAACAGCGTGAGCGTCTCGAACGACTTCGCGCCGAGGCACTCGGCGACGTCGAGACAGGTGACCCGGTGTTGTCCGCATTCGCCGAACTCCGAGAGCAGTACGATATCGACCCCGACGACGTGAACGTCTTCATCGACGCCATGGAGTCGGATATCCACAAGGACCGACATGCGACCTACGAGGAGTTAGAGACGTACATGGACGGTTCGGCGTCGGCCGTCGGTCGCATGATGACCGCCGTGATGCGCCCCGACGACCCGAAACAGGCACTGCCGCACGCGACGGCGCTCGGACAGGCGTTCCAACTGTCGAACTTCCTCCGCGACGTTGGCGAGGACGTGGTCGAACGCGACCGAGTCTATCTTCCAGAGACGACGCTGGAGCGCCACGGCGTCGACGTAGCGCAGATTCTTGACCTCGAATTCGACGACCGTGTCGCCGAAGTGATGCGCGACGAACTCCGCCGAGCCGAGTCACTCTACCGAGACGGCGTCGCCGGCATCGAGTACCTACCCCACGATTGCCAGTTCCCGGTGCTCCTCTCGGCGGTCCTGTACGCCGACCACCATCGGTCGATTCGCAAACTCGGCTACGATACGCTCTCGACGACGCCGGACCTGAGCTTCGGTCGAAAAGTCTTCTTGCTCGGGAAGACGGCGGCGTACTGGGCTGTCTGGCGTGACCCGGTCGCCGTGTTCAAGGCCGTCAGCGTCGTTCCCTACCCGGAAGATGAGGAATTCGACGCGGACTTCGGTCCCGGTTCGACCCCGGTCGGCAAAGTACGGAGCCGAGGCCGCGTTTCGGGGTGGATACGGGCGCTGAGTCGATGGGGTTCGGACTGA
- a CDS encoding HVO_2523 family zinc finger protein, with protein sequence MDDNTSLDACAIESPKGRPCPICETSMTHRHCKYICPEHGVVYDCSDTFW encoded by the coding sequence ATGGACGACAACACCAGTCTGGACGCGTGTGCTATCGAGTCTCCGAAAGGCCGTCCGTGCCCTATCTGTGAGACATCGATGACCCATCGCCACTGCAAGTACATCTGTCCAGAACACGGGGTCGTCTATGACTGTAGCGACACGTTCTGGTAA
- a CDS encoding ArsR/SmtB family transcription factor, whose protein sequence is MEKALWYLLTATRGGENRVRIIRTLSERPRNANRLADELDVGYKTIRHHLDVLESHGVIEAGGDKYGRLYFLTDHFEQYRDTFEEIATHLD, encoded by the coding sequence ATGGAGAAGGCGCTCTGGTATCTACTCACGGCGACACGAGGTGGTGAGAACCGCGTCCGGATAATCCGTACACTGTCGGAGCGTCCGCGGAACGCAAACCGCCTCGCCGACGAACTCGACGTCGGATACAAGACCATCAGACACCACCTCGATGTACTCGAATCCCACGGGGTCATCGAGGCCGGTGGCGACAAGTACGGGCGACTGTACTTCCTCACAGACCACTTCGAACAGTACCGCGATACCTTCGAAGAAATCGCAACACACCTCGATTGA